The Lacrimispora xylanolytica genome has a segment encoding these proteins:
- a CDS encoding ABC transporter permease — protein MKKYASFFRIRFIHGLQYRTAAVSGMITQFIWGIMEILLFRAFYQASPESFPMTFQALSNYVWLQQAFLALYLIWFWESQLFDSITNGDVAYELCRPVRLYNMWFVRGMAVRLSKAVLRCIPVLLFAWLLPAPYGLTLPPDFRTWFFTLLSMTLAFLLVIAFGMIVYMSVFYTISSQGIKLLASSVSEFLGGAVIPLPFLPDGIREIVNILPFASAQNVPFRIFGGDLTGREMYISLLLQCFWFITFLLIGRAMEQRALKRVVIQGG, from the coding sequence ATGAAAAAATACGCTTCGTTTTTCCGTATCCGTTTCATCCATGGTCTTCAATACCGGACTGCGGCTGTTTCTGGTATGATCACTCAGTTCATCTGGGGCATCATGGAAATTTTATTATTCCGCGCCTTCTACCAGGCATCTCCGGAAAGCTTCCCCATGACCTTTCAGGCACTCTCCAATTATGTGTGGCTCCAGCAGGCGTTTTTGGCACTCTATTTGATCTGGTTCTGGGAATCCCAGCTGTTTGATTCCATTACAAACGGGGATGTGGCTTATGAGCTATGCCGGCCAGTCCGTCTCTATAATATGTGGTTTGTCCGGGGCATGGCTGTTCGTTTATCCAAGGCAGTGCTTCGATGTATTCCAGTCTTATTATTTGCCTGGCTTCTCCCAGCCCCCTATGGACTAACATTGCCACCGGACTTTAGAACATGGTTTTTTACCCTCCTCTCCATGACACTGGCATTTCTCCTTGTGATCGCCTTTGGAATGATCGTTTATATGTCCGTTTTTTATACCATCTCTTCCCAGGGTATTAAGCTCCTGGCCTCTTCCGTCTCAGAATTTCTGGGGGGAGCGGTGATTCCTTTGCCCTTTCTGCCAGATGGTATCCGGGAAATTGTAAATATCCTTCCCTTTGCTTCTGCACAAAATGTTCCTTTCCGTATCTTCGGGGGAGATTTGACTGGCAGGGAGATGTATATAAGCCTTCTCTTACAGTGTTTCTGGTTTATCACCTTTTTACTCATCGGACGAGCCATGGAGCAAAGGGCTTTGAAACGTGTTGTGATTCAGGGAGGCTGA
- a CDS encoding cation transporter, whose amino-acid sequence MKKIVKLEGLCCANCAAKIEEGVKKLSGVESASLSFMTQRLTMEVQEDKTDEVLEAARKLANKIEPEAEFKVVR is encoded by the coding sequence ATGAAAAAGATTGTTAAATTAGAAGGGTTATGCTGTGCTAATTGTGCAGCTAAGATTGAAGAAGGGGTTAAGAAATTATCCGGAGTGGAAAGTGCTTCTTTAAGCTTTATGACTCAGAGACTGACCATGGAAGTTCAGGAAGATAAGACCGATGAGGTTTTGGAAGCTGCCAGAAAACTTGCAAACAAGATTGAGCCAGAAGCAGAATTTAAGGTAGTACGGTAG
- a CDS encoding Lrp/AsnC family transcriptional regulator, translating into MDDIDKKIVQTLQKNARASLKNIAENTFLSSPAVSSRIEKLEREKIITGYHASVDPMKLGYHITAFVNLDVSPIDKLQFYSYMESIPNVLECNCVTGDYSMLIKVAFQSTMELDVFIGQLQKYGKTNTQIVFSTPVGPRGVDVMAELAEKD; encoded by the coding sequence ATGGACGATATCGATAAGAAAATAGTGCAGACCCTGCAGAAGAATGCCCGGGCATCCTTAAAGAACATAGCAGAAAATACTTTTTTATCCTCACCTGCAGTTTCCTCCAGAATCGAGAAGCTGGAGCGGGAAAAAATTATTACAGGGTACCATGCTTCCGTAGATCCGATGAAGCTTGGTTACCACATCACTGCATTCGTAAACCTGGATGTATCACCAATTGACAAGCTTCAGTTTTATTCCTATATGGAGTCCATACCAAATGTGCTTGAATGCAATTGCGTGACAGGAGATTATTCCATGCTGATAAAGGTGGCATTCCAAAGTACCATGGAACTGGATGTTTTCATCGGCCAGCTTCAAAAATACGGAAAAACCAACACTCAGATCGTATTTTCCACTCCGGTAGGACCAAGAGGCGTGGATGTGATGGCGGAATTAGCAGAAAAAGATTAA
- a CDS encoding HAD family hydrolase — translation MIQAVIFDMDGVLIDSEGVYLNYQLAFARAKNPAVTMEQLYPMVGATKKDSWEVVERAVNNGQTWEELRSEFRKKDIYEEIDYRELYRKEATEVLNTLKDEGFKLALASSTHLELVERVLNENGIRNLFETVVSGNQFKKSKPDPEIYLYTASCLGVKPEECLAVEDSTIGITAAHRAGMKIAAMIDERYGFDQSLADYRLSGVKDVLEVVKQA, via the coding sequence ATGATTCAGGCAGTTATATTTGATATGGATGGGGTTTTGATTGACAGCGAAGGCGTGTATTTAAACTACCAGCTTGCATTCGCAAGGGCAAAGAATCCTGCTGTAACAATGGAACAGCTTTATCCCATGGTGGGTGCCACAAAAAAGGACTCCTGGGAAGTGGTGGAACGGGCAGTGAATAATGGACAAACCTGGGAAGAGCTTCGAAGTGAGTTTCGAAAAAAGGACATTTATGAGGAAATCGATTACAGAGAGCTTTATCGAAAGGAAGCCACTGAAGTCCTGAACACACTAAAAGATGAGGGATTCAAGCTGGCCCTTGCATCCTCTACTCACTTAGAGCTGGTGGAACGGGTGCTGAATGAAAATGGGATACGTAATCTTTTTGAAACCGTGGTCAGTGGCAATCAGTTTAAAAAAAGCAAGCCGGACCCGGAAATCTATCTCTACACGGCAAGCTGTCTTGGTGTGAAGCCAGAAGAGTGCCTGGCTGTGGAGGATTCCACCATTGGAATTACAGCAGCTCACAGAGCGGGAATGAAGATTGCAGCCATGATTGACGAGAGGTATGGTTTTGACCAGAGTCTGGCAGATTACAGGCTTTCCGGGGTAAAAGATGTATTAGAAGTGGTGAAACAGGCATAG
- a CDS encoding ABC transporter ATP-binding protein gives MIQVEHMNKTFKVARRSAGFSQAIKALFHRETETIRALSDISFSIGDGEMVGYIGPNGAGKSSTIKILSGILTPDDGTCIINGRIPWKERKEHVKDIGVVFGQRTQLWWDVPIIDSYELLRDIYEIPTQTYEENLEELTELLSLKELLKTPARQLSLGQRMRCEIAASLLHSPKTLFLDEPTIGLDAVSKLAVRDFIRKQNKKHNTTVLITTHDMQDIEALADRVLLIGKGTLLFDGSLPDLMTHQPREDATLDEIIAALYRDYDI, from the coding sequence ATGATTCAAGTGGAACACATGAACAAGACTTTTAAAGTCGCAAGAAGAAGCGCCGGCTTTTCCCAGGCCATAAAGGCACTTTTTCACCGAGAGACGGAAACCATCCGCGCTCTTTCTGACATCTCCTTTTCCATTGGAGACGGAGAAATGGTAGGCTATATCGGCCCGAACGGAGCCGGAAAAAGCTCTACCATCAAAATCTTAAGCGGAATCCTCACCCCGGATGACGGTACCTGTATCATAAATGGCCGCATTCCCTGGAAGGAACGAAAAGAGCATGTAAAGGATATTGGCGTGGTGTTTGGCCAGCGGACCCAGTTATGGTGGGACGTCCCAATCATTGACTCTTATGAGCTTCTGCGAGACATCTACGAAATCCCAACACAAACCTATGAAGAAAATTTAGAAGAACTGACGGAGCTTCTATCTCTTAAGGAGCTTTTAAAAACTCCTGCCAGACAGCTATCTCTGGGCCAAAGAATGCGCTGTGAAATTGCCGCATCTTTATTACATAGTCCAAAGACCTTGTTCTTAGATGAGCCTACCATCGGCCTTGATGCCGTTTCCAAGCTGGCGGTACGGGATTTTATTCGAAAACAGAACAAAAAGCACAACACCACCGTCCTAATTACCACCCATGATATGCAGGACATTGAAGCCCTGGCGGACCGGGTCTTATTAATTGGAAAAGGTACGCTTCTTTTTGATGGGTCCCTTCCAGATTTAATGACTCACCAGCCAAGAGAAGATGCAACTCTGGACGAAATCATCGCTGCCCTTTACCGGGACTATGATATTTAG
- a CDS encoding ANTAR domain-containing response regulator, whose protein sequence is MTNVIVAFSKAEDAKNIKNILMKNGFFVSAVCTSGAQAVNSADELGSGVVVCGSRFADMVYQEIYECLPPGVEMLLVASPSQWSGRAPDDVVCLGLPLKVQDLVSTLGMMMETIARKRKKLKSQPKERSREEIETIQQAKELLMERNHMSESEAHRYIQKCSMDSGTNMVETAQMIVSLINQ, encoded by the coding sequence TTGACCAATGTAATTGTGGCATTTTCCAAGGCGGAGGATGCGAAAAATATAAAGAATATACTAATGAAAAACGGCTTTTTCGTCTCCGCGGTCTGCACCTCTGGCGCGCAGGCAGTCAACAGCGCAGATGAACTTGGAAGCGGAGTCGTGGTATGCGGCAGCAGATTTGCAGATATGGTTTATCAGGAAATTTACGAATGCCTGCCTCCGGGAGTTGAGATGCTTTTGGTGGCATCCCCAAGCCAGTGGAGTGGAAGGGCGCCGGATGATGTGGTCTGCCTCGGGCTTCCTTTAAAGGTTCAGGATCTTGTAAGCACTCTTGGTATGATGATGGAGACCATTGCAAGAAAGCGGAAGAAATTAAAGAGCCAACCCAAGGAACGAAGCAGAGAAGAGATCGAGACGATTCAGCAGGCAAAAGAGCTATTAATGGAGCGAAACCATATGTCTGAATCAGAAGCCCACCGTTACATTCAAAAGTGCAGTATGGACAGCGGAACCAATATGGTTGAAACGGCTCAGATGATCGTGAGTTTGATTAATCAATAG
- the glnA gene encoding type I glutamate--ammonia ligase, which translates to MSKYSKEDIFRIVEEEDVEFIRLQFTDIFGMMKNVAITKNMLPKALDNRCMFDGSSIEGFIRSEESDMYLYPDLDTFEIFPWRPQQGKVARLICDVYNPDQAPFEGDPRFVLKKVLKKAHDMGFVFQAGPECEFFLFHTDEEGRPTTHTHETASYFDVAPIDQAENVRRDMVISLEEMGFMIEASHHEISPGQHEIDFQYAEGIVTADNIMTFRLAVKSIAKRHGLHATFMPKPKAGVNGSGMHINMSLSDLNGNNMFKDDEDEQGLSKTAYSFIAGILHHMKGMTILTNPLVNSYKRLVPGYDAPVYIAWSAKANRSPLIRIPSSRGSSTRIELRCPDSAVNPYLALAACLAAGLDGIEKGMTPPESVDSNVFAMPEEEILSRGIEQLPETLGEAIEAFRKDEFMKKVLGEHIFTKYLEAKEAEWHMFRAQVTDWEVEEYLYKY; encoded by the coding sequence ATGAGCAAATATAGCAAGGAAGATATATTCCGTATTGTGGAAGAAGAGGATGTGGAGTTTATCCGCCTTCAGTTTACGGATATTTTCGGTATGATGAAGAATGTGGCAATTACAAAGAACATGCTTCCAAAAGCCTTAGACAACCGCTGTATGTTTGATGGTTCTTCTATTGAGGGCTTTATCCGAAGCGAAGAGTCTGATATGTATCTCTATCCGGATCTGGATACCTTTGAGATATTCCCATGGCGGCCGCAGCAGGGCAAGGTAGCGAGGCTGATTTGTGATGTATACAACCCGGATCAGGCCCCATTTGAAGGCGATCCCAGATTCGTGTTAAAAAAGGTGCTTAAGAAAGCACATGATATGGGATTTGTATTTCAGGCCGGCCCGGAGTGTGAATTCTTTCTTTTCCATACCGATGAAGAGGGGCGTCCGACGACCCATACTCACGAGACTGCCAGCTATTTTGATGTGGCACCCATTGACCAGGCGGAGAATGTTCGCCGTGATATGGTGATTTCACTGGAAGAGATGGGCTTTATGATTGAAGCTTCTCATCATGAAATCTCACCGGGTCAGCATGAGATTGATTTTCAATATGCAGAAGGCATTGTAACAGCCGATAACATTATGACATTCAGACTGGCTGTTAAGTCCATCGCAAAGCGTCATGGTCTTCATGCTACGTTTATGCCAAAGCCAAAGGCAGGAGTCAATGGTTCCGGAATGCATATTAATATGTCACTTTCCGATTTAAACGGCAACAATATGTTTAAGGACGATGAAGATGAGCAGGGATTAAGCAAAACAGCGTATTCATTTATCGCAGGCATTCTCCACCACATGAAGGGAATGACCATTTTGACCAATCCTTTAGTCAATTCCTATAAGCGCCTTGTTCCGGGCTATGATGCACCGGTCTACATTGCATGGTCCGCAAAGGCAAACAGAAGCCCACTAATCCGCATACCTTCCTCCAGAGGTTCCAGCACAAGAATTGAGCTTCGCTGCCCGGATTCTGCAGTCAATCCTTATCTGGCACTGGCAGCCTGCCTGGCAGCCGGACTTGATGGCATTGAAAAAGGAATGACACCGCCGGAGAGCGTGGACAGCAATGTATTTGCCATGCCCGAGGAAGAGATTTTAAGCAGGGGTATTGAGCAGCTTCCGGAAACTCTGGGAGAAGCCATTGAAGCGTTCCGGAAAGATGAATTTATGAAAAAAGTGTTAGGTGAGCATATTTTCACCAAATATCTGGAAGCAAAGGAAGCTGAGTGGCACATGTTCCGTGCCCAGGTAACTGACTGGGAAGTAGAAGAATACCTGTATAAGTATTAA
- a CDS encoding ArsR/SmtB family transcription factor, which translates to MELDLKKSRAETEFDQCDFICVHESVVNQVLNVMPKEQELLDLAEFYKVFGDATRIKILYVLSQSEMCVCDLANLLQMGQSAISHQLRVLKQMRLVKFRREGKTVFYSLADGHIETILAQGMEHISE; encoded by the coding sequence ATGGAGCTGGATCTTAAAAAAAGCAGAGCAGAAACTGAATTCGATCAGTGTGATTTTATCTGTGTCCATGAGAGTGTAGTGAACCAGGTTTTGAATGTTATGCCGAAAGAACAGGAGCTTCTTGATCTGGCTGAATTCTATAAAGTATTTGGTGATGCTACACGAATTAAGATTCTATATGTACTCAGCCAATCGGAGATGTGCGTCTGCGACCTGGCAAATCTGTTACAGATGGGACAGTCAGCCATTTCCCATCAGTTAAGAGTATTAAAGCAGATGCGTCTGGTGAAGTTCCGCAGAGAAGGAAAGACTGTATTTTATTCTCTGGCTGACGGTCATATCGAGACCATTCTGGCTCAGGGAATGGAGCATATCAGCGAGTAG
- a CDS encoding LL-diaminopimelate aminotransferase, with product MVKVNENYLKFPGSYLFSTIAKKVKAYIEANPDKKVIRLGIGDVTMPLAPSIVDALHGAVEEMGNAETFHGYAPDLGYSFLRETIAKEDYIKRGCQIEADEIFVSDGAKSDCGNIQEIFDESCIIAVCDPVYPVYVDSNVMAGRTGTYDEVTGKWSKVVYMPCTAENGFVPELPKEAADLIYLCVPNNPTGTTLTRDQLKVWVDYANETGAVILYDAAYEAYIAEDNVPHSIYEIEGAKTCAIEFRSFSKNAGFTGVRLGFTVIPKELIRGGVALHALWARRHGTKFNGAPYIIQKAGEAVYSEAGKAQLKEQVAYYMRNARVIYDGLKEVGCEVYGGVNAPYIWLRVPEGMTSWEFFDLLLEEASVVGTPGSGFGPSGEGYFRLTAFGTYENTVEAMERLKKMPSLRK from the coding sequence ATGGTTAAGGTAAATGAAAATTATTTAAAGTTTCCGGGAAGCTATCTGTTTTCCACAATTGCAAAAAAAGTGAAAGCTTACATCGAAGCAAATCCTGATAAAAAAGTAATCCGTCTTGGAATCGGCGATGTGACCATGCCTCTGGCTCCGTCTATCGTTGACGCTCTTCACGGGGCAGTAGAGGAGATGGGGAATGCAGAGACATTTCACGGCTATGCACCGGATCTTGGGTATAGCTTTTTAAGGGAAACCATTGCAAAAGAAGATTATATTAAAAGAGGCTGTCAAATCGAGGCAGACGAGATCTTTGTTTCTGACGGTGCCAAAAGCGACTGCGGCAATATTCAGGAAATCTTTGATGAAAGCTGTATCATTGCAGTCTGTGATCCTGTGTATCCTGTATACGTAGACTCCAATGTAATGGCAGGAAGAACCGGAACCTATGATGAGGTAACCGGAAAATGGAGCAAGGTGGTCTATATGCCTTGTACAGCAGAAAACGGCTTCGTTCCTGAGCTTCCAAAAGAGGCGGCAGACCTTATATACTTATGCGTTCCAAACAATCCAACAGGTACTACCTTAACCAGAGACCAGTTAAAGGTATGGGTGGACTATGCCAATGAAACAGGTGCAGTGATTCTTTATGACGCTGCTTATGAAGCGTACATTGCTGAAGATAACGTTCCTCACTCCATTTATGAGATTGAGGGTGCGAAAACTTGTGCCATTGAGTTCCGTTCTTTTTCTAAGAACGCCGGATTTACCGGAGTGCGTCTTGGATTTACCGTAATTCCAAAGGAATTGATCCGTGGCGGAGTGGCTCTTCACGCTCTTTGGGCAAGACGTCATGGAACCAAATTTAACGGAGCTCCTTACATCATCCAGAAGGCTGGTGAAGCCGTGTATTCCGAAGCAGGTAAGGCACAGCTAAAGGAACAGGTGGCATACTATATGAGAAATGCCAGAGTCATCTATGACGGGTTAAAGGAAGTTGGCTGTGAAGTCTACGGCGGAGTCAATGCTCCTTACATCTGGCTGAGAGTGCCGGAAGGAATGACCTCCTGGGAATTTTTCGATCTGCTTTTAGAAGAAGCCAGTGTGGTAGGAACTCCGGGAAGTGGGTTTGGACCAAGCGGCGAAGGATATTTCCGTCTCACTGCATTCGGTACTTATGAAAATACAGTAGAAGCCATGGAACGGCTTAAAAAAATGCCCTCCTTAAGAAAATAA
- a CDS encoding N-acetylmuramoyl-L-alanine amidase, with amino-acid sequence MAERQIVVIDAGHGGADPGATYNGRQEKDDNLKLALAVGKVLADSGLDVRYTRTDDTYNTPLEKTMMGNDAEANFFVSLHRNAMPVPGSGSGAEVLLFENKGPQAMLASNIMEALSKTGFSDLGVIERPGLVVLRRTNIPAVLIEAGFIDNEADNYLFDQNFTEIAQSIGNSIVATIQEQTESQTEYYQVQTGAYRVRSLAETQMNDLKAQGFPAFIVLEDGLYKVRVGAFHNVDNAVQMEQALRRYGYNTFMVKRPAVL; translated from the coding sequence TTGGCTGAGAGACAGATCGTAGTGATAGATGCCGGCCACGGCGGTGCGGATCCGGGTGCAACCTATAACGGACGGCAGGAAAAGGATGATAACTTAAAGCTTGCGTTGGCAGTAGGTAAAGTTCTTGCAGACAGCGGACTTGATGTCAGATATACAAGAACTGACGATACCTACAATACACCTCTTGAGAAAACCATGATGGGAAACGATGCAGAAGCAAACTTTTTTGTTTCCTTACACCGCAATGCAATGCCTGTTCCTGGTTCTGGTTCCGGGGCTGAAGTCCTTTTATTTGAAAATAAAGGCCCTCAGGCTATGCTGGCAAGCAACATCATGGAAGCCTTAAGTAAGACCGGATTTAGTGATTTAGGAGTCATTGAACGCCCGGGGTTGGTTGTTCTTAGAAGAACAAATATTCCGGCGGTTCTGATAGAGGCTGGATTTATAGACAACGAGGCGGATAATTATCTGTTTGACCAGAACTTTACTGAGATCGCACAGTCCATTGGGAACAGCATCGTAGCGACCATTCAGGAGCAGACAGAATCTCAAACAGAATATTACCAGGTTCAGACTGGAGCGTACCGGGTGCGTTCTCTTGCGGAAACGCAAATGAATGATTTAAAAGCCCAGGGATTTCCGGCTTTCATCGTTTTAGAAGATGGACTATATAAGGTTCGGGTGGGAGCATTCCATAATGTTGACAACGCAGTACAAATGGAGCAGGCCTTAAGACGGTACGGATACAATACATTTATGGTTAAAAGGCCGGCTGTATTATGA
- the dapF gene encoding diaminopimelate epimerase translates to MKFTKMQGIGNDYVYINCFEETVENPAELSKKVSDRHFGIGSDGLILICPSKTADCRMQMYNADGSESEMCGNGIRCVGKYVFDHKLVDKTEFDVETKAGIKHLKITEENGKAVKITVDMGIPELTSTVPEPIVIDGKEYEFIGISVGNPHAIYYMEGIDDLDLESIGPAFETHERFPERTNSEYIEVISKDYIRMRVWERGSGETWACGTGATASAVASALSGRTLNTVEVELKGGNLTIHWDRDGSGHVFMTGPAIEVFEGEFDINNL, encoded by the coding sequence ATGAAATTTACAAAAATGCAGGGAATTGGTAATGATTACGTATACATCAATTGTTTTGAGGAAACGGTAGAAAATCCGGCTGAGCTTTCTAAAAAGGTAAGTGACCGCCATTTTGGAATCGGCTCCGATGGACTGATACTTATCTGCCCCTCTAAGACAGCAGACTGCCGGATGCAGATGTATAATGCAGATGGCTCAGAAAGCGAAATGTGCGGGAATGGAATCCGCTGTGTGGGTAAGTACGTCTTTGATCACAAGCTGGTGGATAAAACAGAATTTGATGTAGAGACAAAGGCAGGGATCAAGCATTTAAAGATCACGGAAGAAAATGGCAAAGCAGTTAAGATTACTGTTGATATGGGAATTCCGGAGCTGACCAGTACAGTGCCAGAGCCCATTGTAATTGACGGTAAGGAGTATGAATTTATCGGTATTTCAGTGGGAAATCCCCATGCAATCTACTATATGGAAGGCATCGATGATCTGGACCTTGAATCCATAGGTCCAGCCTTTGAAACCCATGAGCGTTTCCCGGAGCGGACCAATTCTGAGTACATTGAGGTAATAAGCAAGGACTATATCCGTATGAGAGTATGGGAAAGAGGCAGCGGTGAGACCTGGGCTTGTGGAACTGGTGCAACTGCCAGTGCAGTAGCTTCAGCACTGAGCGGACGGACTTTAAACACGGTTGAGGTAGAATTAAAGGGCGGCAATCTGACCATTCACTGGGACAGAGATGGCAGCGGTCATGTGTTTATGACAGGGCCTGCGATAGAAGTGTTTGAGGGAGAGTTTGACATTAACAATCTATAA
- a CDS encoding heavy metal translocating P-type ATPase, translated as MTKKQKKMVIRLLISALFFAIGMLFEGRTSWYLVPFIISYLAAGYDVPLRAVRSMKNGQLFDENFLMSIATFGAIAIGAMEEAVGVMLFYQIGELFNDYAVNKSRKSITELMDINPEYANLLRDGKEEKVDPYEVEVGDTIVVKPGEKVPLDGVVIKGASELDTKALTGESMPAEVKEGNDIISGSINLNGVLEIQVTKLFDDSTVAKILELVENASSRKAKAETFITRFARVYTPAVVVLALLLAVIPPLLFDGNWSTWIYRALSFLVVSCPCALVISVPLSFFGGLGAASSHGILLKGSNYLESMASLSTVVFDKTGTLTTGKFKVTDIEVVTGSKEELLKLAAYGEYHSNHPIALSVKEAYGESLDKTMIGHVEETAGFGIRSELFLDGETREISVGNMRLMEQLSISVPENQSVIGTTLYVSEGTTYLGSITISDTVREDVPIALKGLKRAGVKKLVMLTGDKPEVGQAVGKALGLDEVHGGLLPGDKVHKVEELLKNQPEGTMLAFVGDGINDAPVLARADVGIAMGGIGSDAAVEAADIVIMTDEPSKLTDIILIARKTMKIVKQNIAFAIGVKVVILILSAMGIATMWAAVFGDVGVSVLAILNAVRALKYKTKD; from the coding sequence ATGACTAAAAAACAAAAAAAGATGGTAATCAGACTTCTCATAAGCGCTCTGTTCTTTGCAATTGGGATGCTTTTTGAAGGTAGGACATCCTGGTATCTGGTTCCATTTATTATTTCCTATCTTGCAGCAGGCTATGATGTGCCTTTGAGAGCTGTCCGCAGCATGAAAAACGGCCAGCTTTTTGATGAAAATTTTCTTATGTCCATAGCCACCTTTGGAGCCATAGCCATCGGCGCCATGGAAGAAGCTGTAGGGGTCATGCTGTTTTACCAGATCGGGGAGCTTTTCAATGACTATGCAGTCAATAAATCGAGAAAATCCATTACAGAACTGATGGATATTAACCCGGAATATGCCAATCTTTTAAGAGACGGGAAGGAAGAAAAGGTTGATCCTTATGAAGTGGAAGTAGGAGATACCATTGTTGTAAAGCCTGGAGAAAAAGTACCTCTTGATGGAGTGGTGATAAAAGGTGCCAGCGAGCTTGATACCAAAGCCCTTACAGGAGAATCCATGCCTGCTGAAGTCAAAGAGGGTAATGATATTATCAGCGGTTCCATTAACTTAAATGGCGTTTTAGAGATTCAGGTCACTAAGCTGTTTGATGATTCCACGGTAGCAAAAATTTTGGAATTAGTGGAGAATGCAAGCTCCAGAAAAGCAAAGGCAGAGACATTTATCACCCGGTTTGCAAGGGTCTATACGCCTGCGGTCGTGGTTCTTGCCCTTCTTCTTGCCGTAATCCCTCCGTTGTTATTTGACGGAAACTGGAGCACCTGGATTTACCGTGCCTTAAGCTTTCTCGTTGTTTCCTGTCCCTGTGCTCTTGTGATTTCAGTTCCATTAAGCTTTTTTGGAGGTTTGGGAGCGGCTTCCAGTCACGGGATTCTTTTAAAAGGAAGCAATTATCTGGAGTCTATGGCTTCCTTAAGTACCGTAGTCTTTGACAAGACAGGTACCCTTACCACGGGAAAATTTAAGGTGACTGACATAGAAGTAGTAACGGGCTCTAAGGAGGAGCTTTTAAAGCTGGCAGCTTACGGAGAATATCATTCCAATCATCCGATTGCCCTTTCTGTAAAAGAGGCATATGGAGAGTCTCTTGACAAGACCATGATTGGACATGTAGAAGAGACGGCAGGCTTTGGTATTCGGTCTGAGCTGTTTTTAGATGGAGAAACAAGGGAAATTTCCGTTGGTAATATGAGGCTTATGGAACAGCTTTCTATTTCTGTTCCTGAGAATCAATCTGTCATAGGAACCACTCTATACGTTTCTGAAGGAACCACATACTTAGGTTCCATTACCATATCTGATACAGTCCGGGAAGATGTGCCCATAGCCTTAAAGGGTCTGAAAAGAGCAGGTGTGAAAAAGCTGGTCATGCTGACTGGTGACAAACCAGAGGTTGGTCAGGCAGTTGGAAAAGCCCTGGGGCTTGACGAGGTTCATGGAGGGCTGCTGCCAGGGGATAAAGTTCATAAGGTAGAAGAACTCCTTAAGAATCAGCCGGAAGGAACCATGCTGGCATTTGTGGGTGATGGAATCAACGATGCTCCTGTTCTTGCAAGAGCTGACGTTGGAATTGCCATGGGCGGAATCGGCTCTGACGCTGCGGTGGAAGCGGCTGATATTGTCATCATGACCGATGAGCCGTCAAAGCTTACAGATATCATACTGATTGCCAGAAAAACCATGAAAATTGTGAAGCAGAACATTGCCTTTGCCATCGGAGTGAAGGTTGTAATTCTTATTCTGTCAGCCATGGGAATTGCAACCATGTGGGCGGCTGTATTTGGTGATGTAGGCGTTTCTGTACTGGCTATTTTAAATGCAGTCCGTGCCTTAAAGTATAAAACCAAAGATTAA